In the Malania oleifera isolate guangnan ecotype guangnan chromosome 1, ASM2987363v1, whole genome shotgun sequence genome, one interval contains:
- the LOC131153661 gene encoding GDSL esterase/lipase At2g23540-like: protein MTSVVVCSRRSAAMVSYIVFLITMMMNLSVVVKGEDGLGASFIFGDSLVDAGNNNYLTTLSRANMAPNGIDFSASGGNPTGRFTNGKTIGDIIGEELGQPNYAVPFLAPNCTGKAILNGVNYASGGGGILNQTGRVFVNRLSMDIQVDFFNITRKQVDSLMGASKARDYLMKKSIFSLSVGANDFLNNYLLPLLSIGARISESPNAFIDDLIDHLRIQLTRLYQLDARKFVVSNVGPIGCIPYQKTINRLNEDQCVELPNKLATQYNGRLKDLLAELNDNLHGATFVYVNVYDLVMELVTNYAKYGFVTASRACCGNGGQFQGIIPCGPTSTMCSDRDKHVFWDPYHPSQAANLLLAKQLIDGDTHYISPVNLRQLRDL, encoded by the exons ATGACGAGTGTTGTTGTTTGCAGCAGAAGGAGTGCTGCGATGGTCTCCTACATAGTTTTCCTGATCACCATGATGATGAATCTGAGCGTTGTGGTGAAGGGCGAGGATGGGTTGGGAGCTTCGTTCATTTTTGGGGATTCGCTGGTGGACGCTGGCAACAACAATTATCTAACCACTTTGTCCAGAGCCAACATGGCCCCCAATGGGATTGACTTTTCCGCCTCCGGCGGAAACCCCACCGGCAGGTTCACCAATGGAAAAACCATTGGTGACATTATAG GAGAAGAATTGGGACAACCAAACTATGCAGTCCCATTTTTGGCACCCAATTGCACCGGAAAAGCCATACTGAATGGTGTAAACTATGCATCGGGAGGAGGAGGAATTTTGAACCAAACAGGAAGAGTTTTT GTTAACAGGCTCTCCATGGACATCCAAGTTGATTTCTTCAACATTACAAGAAAACAGGTTGACAGTCTCATGGGTGCATCAAAGGCCAGAGACTACCTAATGAAGAAGTCCATATTCTCATTGTCGGTAGGAGCAAATGACTTCCTCAACAATTACCTTCTCCCACTCCTCTCCATCGGAGCTCGGATTTCTGAATCTCCTAACGCTTTCATCGACGATCTCATCGATCATCTCAGAATCCAACTCACA AGGCTTTATCAGCTGGACGCTAGGAAGTTTGTGGTGAGCAACGTTGGACCGATAGGGTGCATTCCATACCAGAAAACGATAAACAGATTGAATGAAGATCAATGCGTGGAATTGCCTAATAAGCTGGCAACCCAATACAATGGCAGGTTGAAAGACCTACTCGCTGAACTAAACGACAACCTTCATGGTGCCACATTTGTCTACGTAAATGTTTACGACCTTGTTATGGAACTCGTCACCAACTATGCCAAATACG GATTTGTGACAGCGAGCAGAGCGTGCTGTGGGAATGGGGGGCAGTTCCAAGGGATAATACCGTGCGGGCCAACCTCCACCATGTGCAGCGACCGTGACAAGCACGTGTTCTGGGACCCTTACCACCCCAGCCAGGCCGCCAATCTCCTCCTCGCCAAGCAGCTCATCGACGGCGACACTCATTACATCTCCCCCGTCAACCTCCGCCAGCTCCGTGACCTTTAA